The nucleotide sequence TCATGATGTGACCGTCGCAACCCACCAGCCAGCCGGTGCAATGAGCGTTGCCGTTGAGGGTCAGCCGAGCCACCGCCCGCGCCTTGTCATAGGCCGCCGGCTCGCTGGCCTGGTAGCACTTGGCTTCCTCGGTGTCGTCCGGGCCGCACAGGGACTCGTTGCGGCTCGGCGGCACCGCCAGATTCATCTTCTCGCCCAAACCGGCGGACCACAGTGCCTCCAGCTCGGCATTGTTGTAGCCACGGCCGAAGTAGTCGATGGTGTAGCCGTAGCTGTTGCCGGTACCGGTGGTGTAGAGCTCCACCAGCACCCGGTCGCCCTTCACGTGGGTGGCGAAGAAGCCGTCCTGGGTCTTGCCCAGGTCAGCCCGGCCGTAACCGGTGTAGGTCCAGGACTGCGCACCGTCCGGGGAGCGCACCACCACGAAGTCGCCGTCGGCCAGGTCGAAGCGCTGGAAATGCACGGCGATGTAGGTGGCCCCGGGGTAGGAGACTTCGTCGAACCAGCTGAGGGTCGCCCGAGCCTCACCAGAGGAGGGATAGGGATGAGGAGTGTCAAACTTCTCGAAGACATGCTCGCCGATGATCACCGGCTTCTGGGCCGTCGCCGCGGGGGCGAAGGCCAGAGCGCAAGCCAAGAGAAGGGTTAATAAGAGACTGTGGCGCATTTGAGAACCTCCTGTTGTGAGCGTCTGGACGAATGCTATTCGAGGTGGATATTCCACTCTCGACCAGCCCATCGGGCACTTTGTCGCCGGACCCAGAATACAGAGGGCTGGACCGATTGCTTCAAAGCGGGAGCTTCAGAGCGAGAGAAGGCTCGGCACGACAGGGCCCAGCGCAATGGCCTTCCAAAAGAGCCTTGGCAGCTTACCAGCTGGGGCTAAAACTCTTCAAGCTTCGCCCCCCCGAAAGGTCGGCTCCGAAAGCTCCGGGGCGTCTCGACGCCGCACCGCGTCCTGCTTGACGTATAGTTGGAGAGCGATGCCCCCCGCCCTCCTGCACCGATCTCGGCCCCGCGCCCTGCTGCTCACCGCCACCCTGGTGGCCGGTCTGGCTACCAGCCTGGTCGCTGGTCTGCTGGCCGGACCGCCGGCCCTGGCCGCCCCCGCACCTTCGGACCCGCTGAAGACTCTCACCGAGAAGGGGCAGGAAGGGGCGGACCCCCTGAACGAGCAATTCCACTACCGGTGGCGACTGACCAACCTGCTGGGCTTTTTCGCCGGACTCTTCTTTCCCAGCCGCGGCGAGGGGGTGCTGAGCTTCGAGATCAACGAAGCCGGCCACCTCGCCAGCCAGCTGCACATCACCTCCCGGGAAACCGAAAGCGATGAGTTCTGGCTCTACGGGGCCGTCATCGACCCGCGGCAGATGCGCACGCTCCGAGCCTGGAGCGCGTATAAGTACGGCGACAAGAACAAGCGCAAGGATCAGGAAGTCAACGAGTCCGGTGTCGTCGACGTGGCCTCGGGCATCTACCGCATCCGCCAGGACCCGCCCAAGCAGCCGACCCCGATGCGCATCTGGTCGGACGGTAAGATCTATTCGGTCCGGGTGGTCCCCCGGGGGGTCGAAGAGGTGAAGGTGGGCGACGAGGTCGTCGCCGCGCGCCTGTACTCCATCCGCAACAATCCCGACAGCGAGGATCGGGAGTGGAAGGGCGAGCTCGACCTCTGGTTGGCCCAGAATGATCAGGCAACGCCGGTAAGGATTTTGATCAAGCGCAGTGGCCTCGGGGTGCTCCTCACCCTCGAGGACCAGCGCGGCTGATTCGGGCCGGCACGAAAATCGCAATCAATATGCCCAGCGTGATGACTTTCGCTTTCCCGAGCCCCTTCGCCTACGGCGAGCGGCTCTGGAATCTTTGATAACAGACCTTTCGGCAGCCCCCTCGTGAGGCTGGCGGCGAGGAGAAATGGAGAATTTGACAATGACAACTCTACGATTGCTCTTTTGTTTGCTGCTGAGCACGACCCTGCTCACCGCTTGCGGAGGCCCGCAAGAGACCGCTCCGGCGGAGACCGAGCCGGCTCCGGCGGCGCAGGAAGAACCGGCAGCGGCGGAGGCCATGGAAGAGGCCACCACCGCCCACGCGACCCTGCAAGCCCGTGAGGACATGGGCGAGCTCCAGGGCGTGGTGAACTTCAGCGAGAGTGACGGCGTCGTCACCATCACCGCCGAGGTCAAAGGCCTGAGCGGTGCCGGCACCCACGGATTCCACATCCACGAGACCGGCGACTGCAGCGCCCCGGACTTCACCTCCGCCGGTGGCCACTTCAATCCCACCGACACCATCCACGGCGGCCCCAGCGACGAAGAGCACCACGCCGGTGATCTCGGCAACCTGGAAATCGGCGAGGACGGCTCCGGCACCCTCGAGCACACCAGCTCCATGATCACCCTCGGTGAAGGCCCCAACTCGGTGGTCGGCAAGGCCGTGATCCTGCACGAGAAGGCCGACGACCTGGTCAGCCAGCCCACCGGAGCCGCCGGCGGCC is from Acidobacteriota bacterium and encodes:
- a CDS encoding superoxide dismutase family protein, with protein sequence MTTLRLLFCLLLSTTLLTACGGPQETAPAETEPAPAAQEEPAAAEAMEEATTAHATLQAREDMGELQGVVNFSESDGVVTITAEVKGLSGAGTHGFHIHETGDCSAPDFTSAGGHFNPTDTIHGGPSDEEHHAGDLGNLEIGEDGSGTLEHTSSMITLGEGPNSVVGKAVILHEKADDLVSQPTGAAGGRVACGIIELDGDDMGSDMDSMDDDSMDDGGSH
- a CDS encoding DUF3108 domain-containing protein, with the protein product MPPALLHRSRPRALLLTATLVAGLATSLVAGLLAGPPALAAPAPSDPLKTLTEKGQEGADPLNEQFHYRWRLTNLLGFFAGLFFPSRGEGVLSFEINEAGHLASQLHITSRETESDEFWLYGAVIDPRQMRTLRAWSAYKYGDKNKRKDQEVNESGVVDVASGIYRIRQDPPKQPTPMRIWSDGKIYSVRVVPRGVEEVKVGDEVVAARLYSIRNNPDSEDREWKGELDLWLAQNDQATPVRILIKRSGLGVLLTLEDQRG